A section of the Xiphias gladius isolate SHS-SW01 ecotype Sanya breed wild chromosome 8, ASM1685928v1, whole genome shotgun sequence genome encodes:
- the LOC120793755 gene encoding proton myo-inositol cotransporter-like isoform X2, producing MSSSHNEYSLKHMSHLMGSRREKAAGDGERSLTGPSPGGSASGGDLLDQDASTPGFVYVMASFSALGGLLFGYDTGVVSGAMLLLKKEMNLNALWQELLVSSTVGAAALSALSGGSLNGWLGRRICILLSSFIFSIGGIILSFAPDKVVLLVGRITVGLGIGIASMTVPVYIAEVSPPHLRGQLVTINALFITGGQFIASVVDGAFSYLRHDGWRYMLGLSILPAVLQFVGFFFLPESPRWLLQKGRSQEAHQVLSQIREGQAVDEEYDAIRTSIEEEEKETGGGGLVIFRILSHGPTRRALIVGCGLQMFQQLSGINTVMYYSATILQMAGVRDDKQAIWLAAATSATNFVFTLVGVWLVERVGRRKLTLWSLLGTGLSLTLLAVGFLLSAQNSPPITLHPVDSQNSTCIRYGSCEFCMLDPNCGFCYRENRTEVYDSSCIPVNQASTDRAAWGRCSNQTEATDSPIWAYNYCPTPYSWIVLMGLILYLAFFAPGMGPMPWTVNSEIYPLWARSTGNACSAGVNWIFNVLVSLTFLHVAEFLTYYGAFFMYTGLVVLGLLFVQGCLPETQGLQLEDIENLFTGQLCSCGAPSPNGSRHIQYIRCKRFSSFLGRAENRITE from the exons ATGTCCAGCAGCCACAATGAATACAGCTTGAAGCACATGAGCCACCTTATGGGCAGCAGGAGGGAGAAGGCAGCGGGCGACGGAGAGCGGAGTCTCACTGGGCCTTCACCCGGGGGCTCCGCCAGCGGTGGGGATCTCCTGGACCAAGATGCCTCCACACCGGGGTTCGTCTATGTTATGGCGTCTTTCTCTGCCCTGGGAGGACTTCTCTTCGGGTACGACACCGGGGTGGTCTCCGGGGCTATGCTGCTCCTGAAGAAGGAGATGAACCTGAACGCCCTCTGGCAGGAGCTGCTGGTTTCCAGTACTGTCGGGGCCGCGGCGCTCTCCGCCCTGAGCGGGGGCTCCCTGAACGGGTGGCTGGGGCGCAGGATTTGCATCCTTCTGTCCAGTTTCATCTTCAGCATCGGTGGCATCATCTTGAGTTTTGCCCCGGACAAGGTGGTCCTTCTTGTGGGCAGAATCACAGTTGGTTTGGGCATAG GCATTGCCTCGATGACAGTTCCTGTATACATCGCCGAAGTTTCCCCGCCTCACCTGAGAGGTCAGCTGGTCACTATAAACGCCCTCTTCATCACTGGTGGCCAGTTCATTGCCAGCGTGGTCGATGGAGCCTTCAGCTACCTGCGCCATGACGGCTGGAG GTACATGTTGGGTCTGTCCATTCTTCCAGCAGTGCTGCAATTCGTCGGCTTCTTCTTCCTACCGGAAAGCCCTCGGTGGCTCCTCCAGAAGGGCCGAAGCCAGGAGGCCCATCAAGTTCTGAGCCAGATCAGAGAAGGCCAGGCCGTCGACGAGGAGTATGACGCCATCCGAACCAGCAtcgaggaagaggagaaagagacgGGTGGAG GAGGCCTCGTTATTTTTCGGATCCTCAGCCACGGTCCGACTCGCAGGGCTCTCATCGTTGGCTGTGGCCTCCAGATGTTTCAGCAGCTGTCTGGGATAAACACCGTCAT GTACTATAGTGCAACCATTTTGCAGATGGCGGGTGTGCGGGACGATAAACAGGCAATCTGGTTAGCTGCTGCAACTTCTGCTACCAACTTTGTGTTCACCCTGGTTGGAGTCTGGCTTGTGGAGCGAGTGGGCCGCAGGAAGCTGACCCTGTGGAGTCTTTTAG GTACTGGTCTGAGTCTGACTTTGTTGGCAGTTGGGTTCTTGCTGTCTGCCCAGAACTCTCCGCCCATCACCCTCCACCCGGTCGACTCTCAGAACTCGACCTGCATACGATATGG GTCCTGTGAATTCTGCATGTTAGATCCGaactgtggattttgttatcGTGAAAACAGAACCGAAGTGTACGACTCCTCCTGCATTCCTGTCAATCAAGCGTCCACAGATCGTGCTGCGTGGGGAAG ATGTTCCAACCAGACAGAGGCAACGGACAGCCCAATTTGGGCCTACAACTACTGTCCCACACCCTACTCCTGGATCGTCCTGATGGGCCTTATTCTCTACCTAGCATTCTTTGCTCCAG gtATGGGCCCAATGCCTTGGACAGTGAACTCAGAGATCTACCCACTCTGGGCCCGCAGCACCGGAAACGCCTGCTCAGCCGGGGTCAACTGGATCTTCAACGTACTGGTGTCTCTGACCTTCCTTCATGTCGCTGAGTTCCTGACATATTACG GGGCGTTCTTTATGTACACAGGCCTGGTGGTGTTAGGTCTCCTCTTTGTCCAGGGGTGCCTCCCAGAGACCCAGGGCCTGCAGCTGGAGGACATCGAGAACTTGTTCACCGGTCAGCTTTGCTCCTGTGGAGCCCCCTCACCCAACGGCAGTCGCCACATCCAGTACATCCGG TGCAAACGTTTTTCGTCGTTTTTGGgaagagcagaaaacagaataaCTGAATAA
- the LOC120793755 gene encoding proton myo-inositol cotransporter-like isoform X6 has translation MSSSHNEYSLKHMSHLMGSRREKAAGDGERSLTGPSPGGSASGGDLLDQDASTPGFVYVMASFSALGGLLFGYDTGVVSGAMLLLKKEMNLNALWQELLVSSTVGAAALSALSGGSLNGWLGRRICILLSSFIFSIGGIILSFAPDKVVLLVGRITVGLGIGIASMTVPVYIAEVSPPHLRGQLVTINALFITGGQFIASVVDGAFSYLRHDGWRYMLGLSILPAVLQFVGFFFLPESPRWLLQKGRSQEAHQVLSQIREGQAVDEEYDAIRTSIEEEEKETGGGGLVIFRILSHGPTRRALIVGCGLQMFQQLSGINTVMYYSATILQMAGVRDDKQAIWLAAATSATNFVFTLVGVWLVERVGRRKLTLWSLLGTGLSLTLLAVGFLLSAQNSPPITLHPVDSQNSTCIRYGSCEFCMLDPNCGFCYRENRTEVYDSSCIPVNQASTDRAAWGRCSNQTEATDSPIWAYNYCPTPYSWIVLMGLILYLAFFAPGMGPMPWTVNSEIYPLWARSTGNACSAGVNWIFNVLVSLTFLHVAEFLTYYGAFFMYTGLVVLGLLFVQGCLPETQGLQLEDIENLFTGQLCSCGAPSPNGSRHIQYIRGQSTFL, from the exons ATGTCCAGCAGCCACAATGAATACAGCTTGAAGCACATGAGCCACCTTATGGGCAGCAGGAGGGAGAAGGCAGCGGGCGACGGAGAGCGGAGTCTCACTGGGCCTTCACCCGGGGGCTCCGCCAGCGGTGGGGATCTCCTGGACCAAGATGCCTCCACACCGGGGTTCGTCTATGTTATGGCGTCTTTCTCTGCCCTGGGAGGACTTCTCTTCGGGTACGACACCGGGGTGGTCTCCGGGGCTATGCTGCTCCTGAAGAAGGAGATGAACCTGAACGCCCTCTGGCAGGAGCTGCTGGTTTCCAGTACTGTCGGGGCCGCGGCGCTCTCCGCCCTGAGCGGGGGCTCCCTGAACGGGTGGCTGGGGCGCAGGATTTGCATCCTTCTGTCCAGTTTCATCTTCAGCATCGGTGGCATCATCTTGAGTTTTGCCCCGGACAAGGTGGTCCTTCTTGTGGGCAGAATCACAGTTGGTTTGGGCATAG GCATTGCCTCGATGACAGTTCCTGTATACATCGCCGAAGTTTCCCCGCCTCACCTGAGAGGTCAGCTGGTCACTATAAACGCCCTCTTCATCACTGGTGGCCAGTTCATTGCCAGCGTGGTCGATGGAGCCTTCAGCTACCTGCGCCATGACGGCTGGAG GTACATGTTGGGTCTGTCCATTCTTCCAGCAGTGCTGCAATTCGTCGGCTTCTTCTTCCTACCGGAAAGCCCTCGGTGGCTCCTCCAGAAGGGCCGAAGCCAGGAGGCCCATCAAGTTCTGAGCCAGATCAGAGAAGGCCAGGCCGTCGACGAGGAGTATGACGCCATCCGAACCAGCAtcgaggaagaggagaaagagacgGGTGGAG GAGGCCTCGTTATTTTTCGGATCCTCAGCCACGGTCCGACTCGCAGGGCTCTCATCGTTGGCTGTGGCCTCCAGATGTTTCAGCAGCTGTCTGGGATAAACACCGTCAT GTACTATAGTGCAACCATTTTGCAGATGGCGGGTGTGCGGGACGATAAACAGGCAATCTGGTTAGCTGCTGCAACTTCTGCTACCAACTTTGTGTTCACCCTGGTTGGAGTCTGGCTTGTGGAGCGAGTGGGCCGCAGGAAGCTGACCCTGTGGAGTCTTTTAG GTACTGGTCTGAGTCTGACTTTGTTGGCAGTTGGGTTCTTGCTGTCTGCCCAGAACTCTCCGCCCATCACCCTCCACCCGGTCGACTCTCAGAACTCGACCTGCATACGATATGG GTCCTGTGAATTCTGCATGTTAGATCCGaactgtggattttgttatcGTGAAAACAGAACCGAAGTGTACGACTCCTCCTGCATTCCTGTCAATCAAGCGTCCACAGATCGTGCTGCGTGGGGAAG ATGTTCCAACCAGACAGAGGCAACGGACAGCCCAATTTGGGCCTACAACTACTGTCCCACACCCTACTCCTGGATCGTCCTGATGGGCCTTATTCTCTACCTAGCATTCTTTGCTCCAG gtATGGGCCCAATGCCTTGGACAGTGAACTCAGAGATCTACCCACTCTGGGCCCGCAGCACCGGAAACGCCTGCTCAGCCGGGGTCAACTGGATCTTCAACGTACTGGTGTCTCTGACCTTCCTTCATGTCGCTGAGTTCCTGACATATTACG GGGCGTTCTTTATGTACACAGGCCTGGTGGTGTTAGGTCTCCTCTTTGTCCAGGGGTGCCTCCCAGAGACCCAGGGCCTGCAGCTGGAGGACATCGAGAACTTGTTCACCGGTCAGCTTTGCTCCTGTGGAGCCCCCTCACCCAACGGCAGTCGCCACATCCAGTACATCCGG GGCCAAAGCACCTTCCTGTGA
- the LOC120793755 gene encoding proton myo-inositol cotransporter-like isoform X4 — MSSSHNEYSLKHMSHLMGSRREKAAGDGERSLTGPSPGGSASGGDLLDQDASTPGFVYVMASFSALGGLLFGYDTGVVSGAMLLLKKEMNLNALWQELLVSSTVGAAALSALSGGSLNGWLGRRICILLSSFIFSIGGIILSFAPDKVVLLVGRITVGLGIGIASMTVPVYIAEVSPPHLRGQLVTINALFITGGQFIASVVDGAFSYLRHDGWRYMLGLSILPAVLQFVGFFFLPESPRWLLQKGRSQEAHQVLSQIREGQAVDEEYDAIRTSIEEEEKETGGGGLVIFRILSHGPTRRALIVGCGLQMFQQLSGINTVMYYSATILQMAGVRDDKQAIWLAAATSATNFVFTLVGVWLVERVGRRKLTLWSLLGTGLSLTLLAVGFLLSAQNSPPITLHPVDSQNSTCIRYGSCEFCMLDPNCGFCYRENRTEVYDSSCIPVNQASTDRAAWGRCSNQTEATDSPIWAYNYCPTPYSWIVLMGLILYLAFFAPGMGPMPWTVNSEIYPLWARSTGNACSAGVNWIFNVLVSLTFLHVAEFLTYYGAFFMYTGLVVLGLLFVQGCLPETQGLQLEDIENLFTGQLCSCGAPSPNGSRHIQYIRDSDPKHTAKGVSE; from the exons ATGTCCAGCAGCCACAATGAATACAGCTTGAAGCACATGAGCCACCTTATGGGCAGCAGGAGGGAGAAGGCAGCGGGCGACGGAGAGCGGAGTCTCACTGGGCCTTCACCCGGGGGCTCCGCCAGCGGTGGGGATCTCCTGGACCAAGATGCCTCCACACCGGGGTTCGTCTATGTTATGGCGTCTTTCTCTGCCCTGGGAGGACTTCTCTTCGGGTACGACACCGGGGTGGTCTCCGGGGCTATGCTGCTCCTGAAGAAGGAGATGAACCTGAACGCCCTCTGGCAGGAGCTGCTGGTTTCCAGTACTGTCGGGGCCGCGGCGCTCTCCGCCCTGAGCGGGGGCTCCCTGAACGGGTGGCTGGGGCGCAGGATTTGCATCCTTCTGTCCAGTTTCATCTTCAGCATCGGTGGCATCATCTTGAGTTTTGCCCCGGACAAGGTGGTCCTTCTTGTGGGCAGAATCACAGTTGGTTTGGGCATAG GCATTGCCTCGATGACAGTTCCTGTATACATCGCCGAAGTTTCCCCGCCTCACCTGAGAGGTCAGCTGGTCACTATAAACGCCCTCTTCATCACTGGTGGCCAGTTCATTGCCAGCGTGGTCGATGGAGCCTTCAGCTACCTGCGCCATGACGGCTGGAG GTACATGTTGGGTCTGTCCATTCTTCCAGCAGTGCTGCAATTCGTCGGCTTCTTCTTCCTACCGGAAAGCCCTCGGTGGCTCCTCCAGAAGGGCCGAAGCCAGGAGGCCCATCAAGTTCTGAGCCAGATCAGAGAAGGCCAGGCCGTCGACGAGGAGTATGACGCCATCCGAACCAGCAtcgaggaagaggagaaagagacgGGTGGAG GAGGCCTCGTTATTTTTCGGATCCTCAGCCACGGTCCGACTCGCAGGGCTCTCATCGTTGGCTGTGGCCTCCAGATGTTTCAGCAGCTGTCTGGGATAAACACCGTCAT GTACTATAGTGCAACCATTTTGCAGATGGCGGGTGTGCGGGACGATAAACAGGCAATCTGGTTAGCTGCTGCAACTTCTGCTACCAACTTTGTGTTCACCCTGGTTGGAGTCTGGCTTGTGGAGCGAGTGGGCCGCAGGAAGCTGACCCTGTGGAGTCTTTTAG GTACTGGTCTGAGTCTGACTTTGTTGGCAGTTGGGTTCTTGCTGTCTGCCCAGAACTCTCCGCCCATCACCCTCCACCCGGTCGACTCTCAGAACTCGACCTGCATACGATATGG GTCCTGTGAATTCTGCATGTTAGATCCGaactgtggattttgttatcGTGAAAACAGAACCGAAGTGTACGACTCCTCCTGCATTCCTGTCAATCAAGCGTCCACAGATCGTGCTGCGTGGGGAAG ATGTTCCAACCAGACAGAGGCAACGGACAGCCCAATTTGGGCCTACAACTACTGTCCCACACCCTACTCCTGGATCGTCCTGATGGGCCTTATTCTCTACCTAGCATTCTTTGCTCCAG gtATGGGCCCAATGCCTTGGACAGTGAACTCAGAGATCTACCCACTCTGGGCCCGCAGCACCGGAAACGCCTGCTCAGCCGGGGTCAACTGGATCTTCAACGTACTGGTGTCTCTGACCTTCCTTCATGTCGCTGAGTTCCTGACATATTACG GGGCGTTCTTTATGTACACAGGCCTGGTGGTGTTAGGTCTCCTCTTTGTCCAGGGGTGCCTCCCAGAGACCCAGGGCCTGCAGCTGGAGGACATCGAGAACTTGTTCACCGGTCAGCTTTGCTCCTGTGGAGCCCCCTCACCCAACGGCAGTCGCCACATCCAGTACATCCGG gacagcGATCCTAAACATACAGCCAAAGGGGTTTCAGAGTAA
- the LOC120793755 gene encoding proton myo-inositol cotransporter-like isoform X3, translating to MSSSHNEYSLKHMSHLMGSRREKAAGDGERSLTGPSPGGSASGGDLLDQDASTPGFVYVMASFSALGGLLFGYDTGVVSGAMLLLKKEMNLNALWQELLVSSTVGAAALSALSGGSLNGWLGRRICILLSSFIFSIGGIILSFAPDKVVLLVGRITVGLGIGIASMTVPVYIAEVSPPHLRGQLVTINALFITGGQFIASVVDGAFSYLRHDGWRYMLGLSILPAVLQFVGFFFLPESPRWLLQKGRSQEAHQVLSQIREGQAVDEEYDAIRTSIEEEEKETGGGGLVIFRILSHGPTRRALIVGCGLQMFQQLSGINTVMYYSATILQMAGVRDDKQAIWLAAATSATNFVFTLVGVWLVERVGRRKLTLWSLLGTGLSLTLLAVGFLLSAQNSPPITLHPVDSQNSTCIRYGSCEFCMLDPNCGFCYRENRTEVYDSSCIPVNQASTDRAAWGRCSNQTEATDSPIWAYNYCPTPYSWIVLMGLILYLAFFAPGMGPMPWTVNSEIYPLWARSTGNACSAGVNWIFNVLVSLTFLHVAEFLTYYGAFFMYTGLVVLGLLFVQGCLPETQGLQLEDIENLFTGQLCSCGAPSPNGSRHIQYIRQDSDPKHTAKGVSE from the exons ATGTCCAGCAGCCACAATGAATACAGCTTGAAGCACATGAGCCACCTTATGGGCAGCAGGAGGGAGAAGGCAGCGGGCGACGGAGAGCGGAGTCTCACTGGGCCTTCACCCGGGGGCTCCGCCAGCGGTGGGGATCTCCTGGACCAAGATGCCTCCACACCGGGGTTCGTCTATGTTATGGCGTCTTTCTCTGCCCTGGGAGGACTTCTCTTCGGGTACGACACCGGGGTGGTCTCCGGGGCTATGCTGCTCCTGAAGAAGGAGATGAACCTGAACGCCCTCTGGCAGGAGCTGCTGGTTTCCAGTACTGTCGGGGCCGCGGCGCTCTCCGCCCTGAGCGGGGGCTCCCTGAACGGGTGGCTGGGGCGCAGGATTTGCATCCTTCTGTCCAGTTTCATCTTCAGCATCGGTGGCATCATCTTGAGTTTTGCCCCGGACAAGGTGGTCCTTCTTGTGGGCAGAATCACAGTTGGTTTGGGCATAG GCATTGCCTCGATGACAGTTCCTGTATACATCGCCGAAGTTTCCCCGCCTCACCTGAGAGGTCAGCTGGTCACTATAAACGCCCTCTTCATCACTGGTGGCCAGTTCATTGCCAGCGTGGTCGATGGAGCCTTCAGCTACCTGCGCCATGACGGCTGGAG GTACATGTTGGGTCTGTCCATTCTTCCAGCAGTGCTGCAATTCGTCGGCTTCTTCTTCCTACCGGAAAGCCCTCGGTGGCTCCTCCAGAAGGGCCGAAGCCAGGAGGCCCATCAAGTTCTGAGCCAGATCAGAGAAGGCCAGGCCGTCGACGAGGAGTATGACGCCATCCGAACCAGCAtcgaggaagaggagaaagagacgGGTGGAG GAGGCCTCGTTATTTTTCGGATCCTCAGCCACGGTCCGACTCGCAGGGCTCTCATCGTTGGCTGTGGCCTCCAGATGTTTCAGCAGCTGTCTGGGATAAACACCGTCAT GTACTATAGTGCAACCATTTTGCAGATGGCGGGTGTGCGGGACGATAAACAGGCAATCTGGTTAGCTGCTGCAACTTCTGCTACCAACTTTGTGTTCACCCTGGTTGGAGTCTGGCTTGTGGAGCGAGTGGGCCGCAGGAAGCTGACCCTGTGGAGTCTTTTAG GTACTGGTCTGAGTCTGACTTTGTTGGCAGTTGGGTTCTTGCTGTCTGCCCAGAACTCTCCGCCCATCACCCTCCACCCGGTCGACTCTCAGAACTCGACCTGCATACGATATGG GTCCTGTGAATTCTGCATGTTAGATCCGaactgtggattttgttatcGTGAAAACAGAACCGAAGTGTACGACTCCTCCTGCATTCCTGTCAATCAAGCGTCCACAGATCGTGCTGCGTGGGGAAG ATGTTCCAACCAGACAGAGGCAACGGACAGCCCAATTTGGGCCTACAACTACTGTCCCACACCCTACTCCTGGATCGTCCTGATGGGCCTTATTCTCTACCTAGCATTCTTTGCTCCAG gtATGGGCCCAATGCCTTGGACAGTGAACTCAGAGATCTACCCACTCTGGGCCCGCAGCACCGGAAACGCCTGCTCAGCCGGGGTCAACTGGATCTTCAACGTACTGGTGTCTCTGACCTTCCTTCATGTCGCTGAGTTCCTGACATATTACG GGGCGTTCTTTATGTACACAGGCCTGGTGGTGTTAGGTCTCCTCTTTGTCCAGGGGTGCCTCCCAGAGACCCAGGGCCTGCAGCTGGAGGACATCGAGAACTTGTTCACCGGTCAGCTTTGCTCCTGTGGAGCCCCCTCACCCAACGGCAGTCGCCACATCCAGTACATCCGG caggacagcGATCCTAAACATACAGCCAAAGGGGTTTCAGAGTAA
- the LOC120793755 gene encoding proton myo-inositol cotransporter-like isoform X7 gives MSHLMGSRREKAAGDGERSLTGPSPGGSASGGDLLDQDASTPGFVYVMASFSALGGLLFGYDTGVVSGAMLLLKKEMNLNALWQELLVSSTVGAAALSALSGGSLNGWLGRRICILLSSFIFSIGGIILSFAPDKVVLLVGRITVGLGIGIASMTVPVYIAEVSPPHLRGQLVTINALFITGGQFIASVVDGAFSYLRHDGWRYMLGLSILPAVLQFVGFFFLPESPRWLLQKGRSQEAHQVLSQIREGQAVDEEYDAIRTSIEEEEKETGGGGLVIFRILSHGPTRRALIVGCGLQMFQQLSGINTVMYYSATILQMAGVRDDKQAIWLAAATSATNFVFTLVGVWLVERVGRRKLTLWSLLGTGLSLTLLAVGFLLSAQNSPPITLHPVDSQNSTCIRYGSCEFCMLDPNCGFCYRENRTEVYDSSCIPVNQASTDRAAWGRCSNQTEATDSPIWAYNYCPTPYSWIVLMGLILYLAFFAPGMGPMPWTVNSEIYPLWARSTGNACSAGVNWIFNVLVSLTFLHVAEFLTYYGAFFMYTGLVVLGLLFVQGCLPETQGLQLEDIENLFTGQLCSCGAPSPNGSRHIQYIRVKGSNYLLSDNDASDVE, from the exons ATGAGCCACCTTATGGGCAGCAGGAGGGAGAAGGCAGCGGGCGACGGAGAGCGGAGTCTCACTGGGCCTTCACCCGGGGGCTCCGCCAGCGGTGGGGATCTCCTGGACCAAGATGCCTCCACACCGGGGTTCGTCTATGTTATGGCGTCTTTCTCTGCCCTGGGAGGACTTCTCTTCGGGTACGACACCGGGGTGGTCTCCGGGGCTATGCTGCTCCTGAAGAAGGAGATGAACCTGAACGCCCTCTGGCAGGAGCTGCTGGTTTCCAGTACTGTCGGGGCCGCGGCGCTCTCCGCCCTGAGCGGGGGCTCCCTGAACGGGTGGCTGGGGCGCAGGATTTGCATCCTTCTGTCCAGTTTCATCTTCAGCATCGGTGGCATCATCTTGAGTTTTGCCCCGGACAAGGTGGTCCTTCTTGTGGGCAGAATCACAGTTGGTTTGGGCATAG GCATTGCCTCGATGACAGTTCCTGTATACATCGCCGAAGTTTCCCCGCCTCACCTGAGAGGTCAGCTGGTCACTATAAACGCCCTCTTCATCACTGGTGGCCAGTTCATTGCCAGCGTGGTCGATGGAGCCTTCAGCTACCTGCGCCATGACGGCTGGAG GTACATGTTGGGTCTGTCCATTCTTCCAGCAGTGCTGCAATTCGTCGGCTTCTTCTTCCTACCGGAAAGCCCTCGGTGGCTCCTCCAGAAGGGCCGAAGCCAGGAGGCCCATCAAGTTCTGAGCCAGATCAGAGAAGGCCAGGCCGTCGACGAGGAGTATGACGCCATCCGAACCAGCAtcgaggaagaggagaaagagacgGGTGGAG GAGGCCTCGTTATTTTTCGGATCCTCAGCCACGGTCCGACTCGCAGGGCTCTCATCGTTGGCTGTGGCCTCCAGATGTTTCAGCAGCTGTCTGGGATAAACACCGTCAT GTACTATAGTGCAACCATTTTGCAGATGGCGGGTGTGCGGGACGATAAACAGGCAATCTGGTTAGCTGCTGCAACTTCTGCTACCAACTTTGTGTTCACCCTGGTTGGAGTCTGGCTTGTGGAGCGAGTGGGCCGCAGGAAGCTGACCCTGTGGAGTCTTTTAG GTACTGGTCTGAGTCTGACTTTGTTGGCAGTTGGGTTCTTGCTGTCTGCCCAGAACTCTCCGCCCATCACCCTCCACCCGGTCGACTCTCAGAACTCGACCTGCATACGATATGG GTCCTGTGAATTCTGCATGTTAGATCCGaactgtggattttgttatcGTGAAAACAGAACCGAAGTGTACGACTCCTCCTGCATTCCTGTCAATCAAGCGTCCACAGATCGTGCTGCGTGGGGAAG ATGTTCCAACCAGACAGAGGCAACGGACAGCCCAATTTGGGCCTACAACTACTGTCCCACACCCTACTCCTGGATCGTCCTGATGGGCCTTATTCTCTACCTAGCATTCTTTGCTCCAG gtATGGGCCCAATGCCTTGGACAGTGAACTCAGAGATCTACCCACTCTGGGCCCGCAGCACCGGAAACGCCTGCTCAGCCGGGGTCAACTGGATCTTCAACGTACTGGTGTCTCTGACCTTCCTTCATGTCGCTGAGTTCCTGACATATTACG GGGCGTTCTTTATGTACACAGGCCTGGTGGTGTTAGGTCTCCTCTTTGTCCAGGGGTGCCTCCCAGAGACCCAGGGCCTGCAGCTGGAGGACATCGAGAACTTGTTCACCGGTCAGCTTTGCTCCTGTGGAGCCCCCTCACCCAACGGCAGTCGCCACATCCAGTACATCCGGGTAAAAGGCAGCAACTACCTCCTCTCTGACAATGATGCCTCAGATGTAGAGTAG